tccaaatggcataaccataaactcgtaatgaccgtaacgtgttctgaaagcagtctttggaatatcatcttctttcacccgcatttgatgatacccggaacgtaagtcaatctttgaataaacagacgagccttgtagttgatcaaataagttgtcgattctcggtagtgggtagcggttcttgatggtaagtttgttcaactctcggtagtcgatacacaacctgaatgtaccatctttcttcttgacaaacaaaacaggagctccccatggtgatgtgcttggtcgaatgaaaccatgttctaataattcttgcagttggctttgcagttctttcatctcgctgggtgcgagtctgtaaggagcacgagctattggtgcagctcctggtacaagatctatttgaaattcaacggatcgatgttttgggatttaacaagttccattatacataaaaccatttaagaatcaattaaaaagcggaagcatgtaattaccatttgaacatgttatgactttaaccaatttaaagttaaatcccaattaggatcaagttgtgaaacatgcttacaaactacaagcaagataagagattatacctactccaagcttgttgataagtgatgaagatgatgatgatgaatggagctccaaaacaatgaaacctcaagttgttataccccaaacttgtgcaccaacaccctagcttttggttaggatttactttacacttgaaatgagcttgaaaAACTTTAAAATGAATCCCTTTGGCACCCACAAAGGCCACGGCCAACAGCTCTCTTTTGAGCAGAATTTTTCAAGTTGTTTTGATGTGTAATGTTATGTGTATCTCTCTTTGGTCAAGgagcatgcatgtatatggaatgggaattgtatttgaccaagatggaatctttagcatgcttcatccaattccaaggccactcccatcattttataaaataatacttgacatattttataaacttgcatcttttataaatttgtttagtaaaattaaattttataaaacaaattttacaaacttgcattttataaattatgttacattatttataaaactaataaaattccataccatttgttatgtatactttattttataaaaccaatttataaaatgcaacataacataattaattatttaacctataaataattaaatccatattatataaatcattccataatttatatatatatatatatacacatcaagtaatatttaagaaaaccatttttcttaaagttcaagtgtcgcgtatttaatcaacgaaccaatcgttaagatcaaaatacaattaaggtgtcggtaagcttgttattgggtatgacccgacttggatcaaaacatattagccacgttaatttaatatgtctctcgggcatatgaaataccttcaatctcccacttgcacgagaaacataagaaattaatgcaagtgatggatacagcctaacacaccgtccatcacccctaatatgttatgactttgtgccattcaataacatcatccctttcgagttcccatctcgaatatgattaggtgaatctttcattatttcctttcgtcctagatgtcatgttaaatccaggagatacagagtgatcactctcttatagatttaacttttcaggccttagacatctgactctcaacgaataagagggacaaattccatcttgactacatatgtcctagatatacactttgtaatatacctgagttcttccttatgtactaccatatttcagaatagcgaaggaaagaatcaaggcataatacttggtgaatatccgaacccaatatgtatctcaggtcagaggatacaatgatattcgcctttactcaagattacatgtgatcaaccacaaaggctctatacagtaattcttgagagcgggtcttccaatatttgtttcccacaaatatctatgaaccttggttgcaaccttgccccacattcagtccttgaatgtataccaatccaagttcataatagtctaaacctcacacttgttcccacaaatgtgatcaactacggattttagaataatagcttattcatggataaaatatgtaaaataggaacatgactcaaaataaattaaaccataatcatattaatgagtttgaacaaattcgttccattacaatacataaagtagatcatttccaatcactagaatgtcgaagccctaatgcacaaacatgtccctcatgttttggcccatgtaaaagcttcgtgagtggatccgcaacattatgatctgtgtgaactttgtgaatacatatctttcccttttcaacctcatccctgatgtagttgaatctccgctcaatgtgacgagtcttttgatgagcacgaggttccttgatttgagcaatcgcaccctcgttgtcacaaaagatctcaagagggtcctgaatggaagggaccactcctaagtcgtcgatgaatttcttcatccatgcagcttcctgagctgccagtgaggcggcaatgtattccgactctgtagtggataacgcaacaacctcctgtttcgaactcttccaagagaccgcaccaccatttaacatgaagacataaccggattgtgatcgagagtcatctctatcagtttggaaactcgcgtccacgtaaccttttacagcgagttcctcctcaccagacccatatattagaaacatatccttagtcctcctaaggtatttcaatatgcttttaacagcaatccaatgactatttcctgggttattctggtatctacttgtcaagcttagagcgcatgacacatccggtctagtacatatcattgcatacatgatagacccaatagcagatgcgtatgggactttcttcattctctcttgttcatctttcgtggcaggacactgagatgaactgagaacggttcctttttgaataggtaccaaacctctcttagagttttccatcttgaaccttttcaagattttatcaatgtatgtactttgacttaaacctatcaatctcttggatctattcctatagatccctatccccaatatgtattgtgcatctccaagatccttaatggagaagcaactcttcagccaagttttgacttcttgcattgtggtaacatcattcccaaataataatatatcatccacatatagtacaaggaacatgatagtgctcccactagctttcttatatacacaagcttcatcaccatttttaatgaagccaaatttctcggcttcctcattaaaacgatgattccacattctagatgcttgtttcaatccgtagattgacttctttaacttgcatacacttttaggatattttggatcaacaaaaccttcaggctggaccatatagacatcttccataagatatccatttaggaaagcggttttgacatccatttgccatatttcatagtcgtagtgagcagcaatggcaaataatatcctaatagactttagcattgccacaggcgagaaagtttcatcataatcaaccccttgagtttgagtgaaaccttttgcaacaagtctggctttatatgtatccaagttttcatgtatgtcggttttcattttgaaaatccatttgcaatcaactagcttagagctaggaggttgctcaacaagttcccacacttggttttcatacatggattgcatctcagcgttcatggcttcctgccatttatctttatcaatccttgataaagcatcttggtagtttgttggttcatccaaatcaaccgtatagcaaccatctatgagaaacccatatctctcaggaggattgctaatcctaccagatctacgaatgccttgtgtattttgatcatccatttgatcactatcaacattttcatgttgagtgctagtgtcaaccaattgtgtatcatctacttgatcttgaacctcttcaagatctatcttcctttcactgtttccttccattaggaacttagtttcaaggaattccgccttccgagcaacaaatacattctgctcggatggatcatagaaatagtatcccatatcatccttgggatatcctatgaagatacacttcgtggatcgagcattcaacttattagggacgtaacgcttaggataagcttcacatccccatacctttaagtatgatagagatggaggtttaccaaaccacatctcgtgaggagttcgttccactttcttggttggggccatatttaaaatacgagccgcggagcttagacaataaccccaaaatgatagaggcaacgagcttcttgccatcatagatcgaaccatatccattagggttcggttcctcctttcggaaactccattaagttggggtgttccgggtggagtaagttgtgagataatcccacaactcctaagatgatcttggaaggcatcgcttaggtattcacctcctctatcggtacgaagtaccttaattgtcctattgagttgattttgtacttcgttttgatattctttgaatgcttcaaacgtttcgtccttatgtcttaataagtagacatatccgaaacgactaaagtcatcaatgaaagtaacaaagtatctttcaccattcctagtcatgggtttaaagggtccacatacatccgaatgtattaatcccaataaatctttagccctttcataggtccctttgaaaggtgctttagtcatcttgccttgtaaacaagattcacatacttcaaacgaatccatttcatttgatttcaaaagtccattcttttgaagtgtatgtattcggttcttgtttatgtgaccaaggcgacaatgccataagtaggaatcactcaaatcccttttgagtttcttggtgcttgtatggtacattgagctactagatgatgtgtcatcttgaaccaattcataaattccatttgaaggtgaagccttgaaatagaatacattatctaaataaatatggatatcgtcattaacaaaattaagattaaaaccacattgtttcaaactggaaatggaaataatgtttcgacataaatcgggtgcatacaaaacatctttcaaaataagttccaagccacttggaagttttaacacaaagtctccttgagccttcacttgtactttggctccattacccatgtagagacttgatgttcccgtttgcttgctacttcttttgaacccctgcaatgaattgcaaatgtgagttccacatccagtgtctaatacccatgtattagaagaagtaatactaagctctatatataccatatatatattacctgaggtttgccctgcatccctcttctccttcaactccttaagatagatcggacagtttcgtttccaatgacccatttcaccgcaaccgaaacatgggtcttccttggggtttgctttctcggctaccttttgtttcttagccttgttgatggttgaggtaaccatcttccccttccctttgccttgatgggcgggtccttttctcttagccacctttggcttagaggtcttacttttggacccaccttgatcgattgctaacacgggtaaagcccttttacccatgctagtttccgccgttctaagcataccgtgaagctcacctatgctcttatccatcccattcatattgtagttaattacaaattgatcaaacctttttgatagggagttaaggataagatcggtggctaactcatttgatatgttcaagttaagacggttagcacgatcaataaggcttttcatcttaagtacataagatgaaaccgattgggtatcgtccatacgacaagcatgtagcgcccgaaccgtttcgaagcgctcgacacgtgcttgttggaggaacatctccttcaattgcgttatcatgtcgtatgcactatggtgctcgaaatccttttggagttcgggtatcatagtcccaagcattaagcatgagacttgaagggagtcgtggcaatacttatcgtaagaggccattgcctccacatcattctcatccggttgatcgggaatggggtcctcaagcacatacattttatcctcttgtttgaggacaattcgaagattgcggaaccaatccataaagttggtatggttgagtttgtctttctctaagagagaccttaatgataggtggtttaggttaagtggtgcgtttggaatgttgttgttattattggcggccatctacaaaattaacaaagttcgtttaagtatcgattttaatttaacattcaatacccttttaaattttaattgacttattaaatatttgaatccaacggtaaatcaaatttcggttaggtgacctttatcccgttatttgatttagctaggtagtcattatatgacaattgcaatccttttgcaacttctaagttatgggatcatgcaatccttttgcatggcatatttattccatcaacgcctatttgttcatcatgcttcggtgaccctaagttcataattcccaaatcaagtcgtcctacttgtgtaaacatgtagacttaacatacaagtggttaggtgacctttatcccacatgtatgcgaagtgtaccttattcatattagttcgctcatgacggttaggtgacctttatcccatcaagagtttcctaatacgtctaagtgtttccacaaaaaggatggcgtttaacttgtttgccttgttaataagggattttaagttttcattaattctagtttgagaaaacttttgcaccatacaccaacatgcatttagtgtacggtttatttgaaaatccattttcatgttatgtaataaagccaattttattactttgatataaaccattttatatgtatgatccttatcatgttcttaataaccgattattaatgtccttttagccgtttttaattaaaccatttaaattgacgttttgcatgtcgttaataatgtcaattttaaccaatttaaattgccattttagtttgttgttaacttgtgtgattaacttgtagcatacaaacatacaatccacataatcatacaaaacaaccatgcatgcaaaatcatatgttcacaatcaagccatttttggtagacatttgtttagccgaaaacaaatgccaccggttaaggggttataacacaaagtaggaggttttaacctcccacttaatcttgcatccaaatgcttcttcatgtgttcttcaagtcttcatcatcttcatcattttacaaaatatatcctaatacattttgtctagaaaatgaaaatacaacctaatctattttacataccaaatataaaataaattacataacaaaaGGAACAATTATTACACACcaaattacatgaatattacaaccacatgaatgaattaatattacataccaaatgaatgaattaattcaaccacacatgcaaccattca
This genomic stretch from Rutidosis leptorrhynchoides isolate AG116_Rl617_1_P2 chromosome 11, CSIRO_AGI_Rlap_v1, whole genome shotgun sequence harbors:
- the LOC139877938 gene encoding uncharacterized protein: MYVLEDPIPDQPDENDVEAMASYDKYCHDSLQVSCLMLGTMIPELQKDFEHHSAYDMITQLKEMFLQQARVERFETVRALHACRMDDTQSVSSYVLKMKSLIDRANRLNLNISNELATDLILNSLSKRFDQFVINYNMNGMDKSIGELHGMLRTAETSMGKRALPVLAIDQGGSKSKTSKPKVAKRKGPAHQGKGKGKMVTSTINKAKKQKVAEKANPKEDPCFGCGEMGHWKRNCPIYLKELKEKRDAGQTSGVQKK